A segment of the Candidatus Korarchaeota archaeon NZ13-K genome:
GAGGCTGAGCTCAGCCTCAGAGGATTGCTTCCCGCAATCTGCGCACTCGAATGAGAGCTTGGGGGAGAGCGATATCCTTCCGCACTCCTCGCAGAGTATAACACGGCTGAGCCTGTTGTAGTCCACACCCAGGGCTCTGAGGGCCCTGCCGCACTTGGGGCACCTCAGCGAGTCCCCCGAGCCGAACTCCTCGGCGGGAGCCACGAACCCGCAGGCCAGATGGGAGATGGCATCGACCCTCCTGACGTTGATCGAGCCGCAGACAGGGCATGTGAACCTAACCATAAGCCTGAAGGAGCCGCAGTTCGGGCAGGCGGGTAGGCTTCCGACCTTGTGCCTCCTCAGGAGCCCCTCCTCCGCGAGGGATTCCAGGAGCTCGTTGAGGTTCGGGCACTCCTCCTTTGAGATCCCCAGGGCACTGTGGAAGCTGGGACCATCCTCGTAAGATATCTCCGGCTCCAGCTCCCTCGCTTCAAGGTTCAGCAGCAGAGATATGATCCTCTCGGCGCATCCCTCGGTCATGACCTACAACAGTTTCTCGTGGGAGGACTACTTGATAAACTTGATCCCCGGCGTTTCGGCTAAAGCTGGGCCACGGCCAGCATTATGCCTGTAACGACGAGCACCCCTCCCAGGATGGATGACCTGTCCAGCCCACCCCCGCCCAGGCTTGAGAGCAAGAGGGAGACCACGGGACCAAGCGCTGTCGTGAGGGATGCAACAGCGACCCCGAGAACTTTAACCGCGTGGAAGTAGAGGGGAAGGGCCAAGCCGACGCCCACAGCTCCCCCTATAGCGGCCTTCCCCATCCCCCTGACCCTGGGTGAGGGCGCTGACAGCAGGCCGTATGCGACGGTGACCATCAGGGAGTTCCAGGTGGTCAGGGTGAGCTCGCTAACGTATTTCATTGATATTTTTGCCGCTATCGGGCCTAGAGTCCACCCAATGGATGAAAGTAGACTCAAAACGACTCCCCTGAGGGCCCACCTTCCCCCTCCCCTGGATATCAGCCAGATGCCCGCCAGCGCCAGGGAGGCGCCCAGGAGGACCCCCGCGGAGAAGGGCTCCCCTATCATGAGGCTGGGGAGGAGGGCCGACCATATGAGGTAGGTGAACCCTATGGGGGCCGCCCTCCCCGGACCTATGAGCGCTATCGACCTAAGGAACGTGTAGTCCGCGAACCCCGTTCCCAGCGCGGTGTTGAGCGCTATGTAAGGCAGGGCCACGGGGGGCGGCACCCCGAGGTCCCCGGTTGCCAGGGATATCAGGAGGAGCAGGGAGAGGGCTCCTAGGGACTTCCAGAAGTTGGCCCTGGCGGATCCTCCCTCCCTGGAGGCCTCAGCGTAGAGCAGGGGGGTGACCCCCCAGACGCACCCCGAGAACACGGCAGCGGCCAAGGCGGTTTCCAAGCTATCCCCGGGCCAAATGCTAATATTATTTAAATCATTGGAACCCCCATGCGCACCTCCAGGATACCGGGATTCTACAACCTCCCGATGGAGGAGAGACTCAGGATAGTCAAGGAGTTCGCCGGTCTGACCGATGAGGAGGCTGATGTGCTGAGGAGAGGGAGGCTCGCTGAGGAGATAGCGGATCGCATGATAGAGAACGTGATCGGGCTCTACGCCCTGCCCTTCGCGGTCGCGACGAACTTCCTGATAAACGGTAGGGATTACCTGATTCCGATGGTGATAGAGGAACCCAGCGTCGTCGCGGCCGCGAGCAACGCTGCGAGGATGGCCAGGGAGTCCGGGGGATTCGAGGCGAGCGCCACGGACTCCATAATGATATCGCAGATACAGGTTGTGAGGGTTCCGGACAT
Coding sequences within it:
- a CDS encoding DMT family transporter is translated as METALAAAVFSGCVWGVTPLLYAEASREGGSARANFWKSLGALSLLLLISLATGDLGVPPPVALPYIALNTALGTGFADYTFLRSIALIGPGRAAPIGFTYLIWSALLPSLMIGEPFSAGVLLGASLALAGIWLISRGGGRWALRGVVLSLLSSIGWTLGPIAAKISMKYVSELTLTTWNSLMVTVAYGLLSAPSPRVRGMGKAAIGGAVGVGLALPLYFHAVKVLGVAVASLTTALGPVVSLLLSSLGGGGLDRSSILGGVLVVTGIMLAVAQL